The following are from one region of the Mixophyes fleayi isolate aMixFle1 chromosome 7, aMixFle1.hap1, whole genome shotgun sequence genome:
- the LOC142097194 gene encoding microfibril-associated glycoprotein 4-like, with protein MKIFIIFALCHIHRITGSPTGTLPGESLQDLGPQQKTEVEWFPMDCQDVRDRNHHTSGVYIIYPQGAQRPLPVYCDMTANGMVWTVFQKRLDGLVDFQKSWQDYVNGFGNADGEYWLGLQNIYRLTMHSAYELMVELEDFDGHRVSARYMNFSLSSHALNPESDGYKLYVGACTDEGAGDALGSHAGHKFSTFDKDQDEDFQHCAEYWGGGFWYHSEGCAEAGLNARYTPTKPLQHAFSWTTWVDLDLPKTLRASQMKMRRVQPSD; from the exons ATGAAG ATCTTCATAATCTTTGCCCTCTGCCATATTCACCGAATCACCGGGAGCCCGACCGGCACCCTGCCTGGTGAATCACTGCAAGACTTGG GTCCCCAACAGAAGACGGAGGTAGAATGGTTTCCTATGGACTGTCAGGATGTCAGGGATAGAAACCATCACACCAGTGGTGTATACATTATATACCCACAAGGAGCACAGCGCCCTCTGCCTGTGTACTGTGACATGACGGCCAACGGCATGGTCTGGACG GTGTTTCAGAAACGGCTGGACGGCTTAGTGGATTTCCAGAAATCTTGGCAGGACTATGTGAATGGGTTTGGGAACGCGGACGGAGAGTACTGGCTTG GGCTGCAGAACATTTACCGGCTGACGATGCACAGCGCGTATGAGTTGATGGTGGAACTAGAAGACTTTGATGGGCACCGAGTCTCTGCTCGGTACATGAACTTCAGCCTTTCCAGCCACGCTCTGAACCCCGAGAGTGATGGGTACAAGCTGTATGTGGGGGCATGCACCGATGAGGGAGCAG GGGACGCCCTGGGCTCTCACGCTGGACACAAGTTCTCCACGTTTGATAAGGATCAGGATGAGGACTTTCAGCACTGCGCAGAGTACTGGGGGGGTGGCTTCTGGTACCACTCCGAGGGATGTGCTGAGGCCGGGCTGAACGCCCGCTACACCCCAACAAAACCCCTTCAACATGCATTTTCCTGGACAACCTGGGTGGATTTGGATTTGCCCAAGACCCTTCGGGCAAGTCAGATGAAGATGAGAAGGGTCCAGCCCAGTGATTAG